CCATTCCTTTCCGCTCATCTACGTGAGAGATCTCCACATCATATCCCTAAGTAGACTGGCGGTTTTTGTACATacctaaataaataaactgtgCTTTACATATACAGATTCCCAGACTGCATCAAACAGACAAACTTTAACAACCCAAAGATTTACCTCAAACAAATTGTGCTTATTAACACAAGCGCGCAGCCGGATTAGCTAAACATTGCGTAATGTTTGCACCCAAAAGCTATTTGCATACGCCTCCGGTTTCgatctttatttttctgtgtCGATTCGCCATTTTGATCAGTTGATCGTGAACTAGTCAGCcgcgcgcgctaatattaCTCTCAAACACATCACTGCGTCAGCCAATTCCGCATATTCAAATTTCGGTTGCGTGCTTTCACCGGCATCGCGACACAATCAGACGATATCACCGGGACTGGGAAGATGCTTTTTAGCCAAATAACCTTTTAAGTTGCATGTTTTCTCCCGATGATCAACCCGTTCACTTTTGAGCTAATAGGGTGACTGGCTAGATCGGAGAAAACATTTCAGAGACGGGCACGTTTAAAACAATGTAAAGCGTTGGAAGGGATGCTATTTTTTGGCGGAAAATCATCCCCGAAAGTTATGTTACTAAATGGGCATGGGAAAAGATCAACttatggttttatttctttttttttttttgctacagtTATTCATCAAAAATTAAAGATTCAACCAGTCAATAAAGGCACGAACTCTGCTGCAAATAATCTAGTTATTATGGCAGGTTGTGGATcggaaacaacagcaaccatttaAGCTTACTTACAGTCTAATTATTCGTTTCTCTAACGTACTTTCTTTTAAAATATGGTTTCCTCATCACTATGTAAACTAGCTGCTTACTAAATCTCATTATTGAAGGTATTTTTGGCTATCTCAAAGAAAATGGTCATGCAGCGCTGCTGGAAACACGTCGAAAATCGGCACCGGTGTTACGAATGAGGTTACGCCAAACAACAATGGCTAAAATCTGTCACCTAATGATCTTAGCTAGATAACGTTTCCACCAAACCCGCAGCGTTGGCGAACGAAGGATCACGCATGCGTCGATCATAATGGTGGTTTTATGCAACGCCGTTACAATTATACTACGCTGTCATTCGTGGCAAAACTAAATAAAGTAAACACACAGGAACATGCAAAGCAggagcgggggggggggggggggggggaccgTAGAGCACGTAGTTAAGGAGCATTAATAAGCTTgttaaacaaaatgaaataaaaagggTTCAAAAACGCCGTTCCCGCACGCTTACATTACAGCCTGTGCCAACCGAAAACGGGTTCGAAGTTTTGGAGTTTAAAAGTGAATGGCCACTGCAACTCGGACGTGATTATTGTAACCTTTGCATTTCAGTCAATTGGCCTgattcgaaagaaaaaaattattcaacacgAACAGGCGAGTGCAACCGCTTCATGACGCATGATTGGTTCGAAATTATATACTAATGCTGTCTTAGCGACCGTTTAGGGTATAAATATCAATGTTCCAATATCGCGTTGCATTACTTTCAATCAAGGAATAAGCACTGATGCAATTGATGACGAAacaggtgcatttgttcgtcacggttttgtatcgttttttcCCCCAGAGACAGTACATTTATGAATGCAACAACTTATGTTCATTATGCAAGTAATGCCTTTTGGTAATATACTTACCGGAAAACAAATtccgaaacaaaaacttgAACCAACTCGCTGGAACTCCTTACACCTTTCCCACTTTTCGTACGCGTACTTCGAGGTCAATCAatcttttgctttaaattttcgTGCAAAGGATTTGGTTGGGTTTCTTTCACTCGCACTTGTATGCACCACCGAACCAGCCAACCAATCCTTTCACCGGATACAATACTAGGTCAccaaaattataaaaccaaaaatggaataaatatACACTTTTATAAAATTAGTAGGAATTTAAAGCGCAAACAAAAGGCACACATTTTTACACAAATCACTGCAAgcaagaagcaagaaaaaggaacaTTTTGCAAATTAATAATCTTTCTCGCTTGATTGCATTTTATATTGATGCCGTGTTTCCTGAAGTTTCCGACACTACTCAagattcatttttcttttcatcttcaCTCCAAGCACTAAAATTGCAACAAACTCGCAACATTGACACACTAGCGTTTCCCACTGCACCACATGTTTCCACGCAGTTTCACGCTGTAACGTACTTTCGTGAAATAATCACAACTGTACCGGTGAACAGTAAACTCGATACACATAAATTTTCTACAGATTTTGCACAACACATTTCAACACAGCACACCACCGTGTGGACACCGTTACAGATATTGCACCTGCTTGCAGcttaaaaatcgaaaataccGACCCATGTCCGTACGCCTCAAAAGCTCGAATTAAAATCAACGATCTTGCACGACGAAACCGAGGGGTCGAAAACCTACCTGCCCAGGCCCCGACTAAGTCTTGTCCCGAGTCCCCACCACATTGGATAGTTAATGTTTCTATCCCTTCTACTCTTGCTTCACGCCGCCGTTGATGCTTTGAGCGAGCTTTCTGATCGATGGcgcctctctccctctctcgtgggcctttctttttttgttttgttttttttttaaaccattgaACACGTTAACGAATATGTTTAGATTTTGTTGTGGCCCAGATGTAACTAACGTTTAAAACATTAAGAACCGTTGAGAGAAAACAATAATGACTTGCAGCATACATTTGCTAATGTGTGTTAATGATGTCAACCAAATAAAGCCTAATGCGTTTTCATTTTGTCTATAATTTTAGAACATAAAAGTGTATTCTTTCGTGAAAAAAGGtactatttttatattctttcTTTCATCTCAACATATTATGAAACATGAGGGCTTTGGTaggtctgttttttttagttgttttcaTTCAAGTTAGATAACTGATATAGCTATATGGCAAAAACCGTCGATACAACCGTCAAGTTGGTCTCGCGGATTTTTTACCCCTTTTCCAAGAACAGTGTTTTGAGCAGTGCAATAAACGCacttttttgtactttttccGCTGGTATTTTTTGCACTTACCAATATCCTTAAGAAATGGTCATCCATCAGTTGTTCACCTGCTTTTCTTCAGAGCTTCAGAGACACACGAACCACTGTTAATCAGTCGTCACCAAACAGACtattttcacttcatttaCCTGAAATTTTGCGAGAAATCTTCATCTCAATCTTTAGCTGAATGTCCTCCGATGGCTTCTGATTGGTTTTTATCTAAAAAGGTGGAATTTACAGTAATTATGGATGAAAAATACGGATAAAAACATCCTTACGACTTATCTTCACACTTTTTCAATTTACAATGAAGCTGGCTGCCTTTGATCAAAATCATCAAATATACAAACTGAAAACGACTAAGTCCTAGAAGAGCGAGAGCGTAGGAAGGCAGTAGAATGTTAGAAAGGGATGGGCTATGAAACAACCAACGAAGATTGCAACGACATTCAAGATTGTGAAGTCGAGGGAGTTGAGAAAGTATAGTGGAGTGGAAAGCGTGCAACAATGCCAGTTGGGTTatcgcttttttattgttataaaAATTTGGCTAAAGCATAAACAATAAGACTCTAAAATAACactatttatcaatttttaaaattaagactataaaataaatgaatttaaaaaaagactattcaacaattttgaaattcctacaaacaattctttaaagttttgtttttctcttctttacatttttcaacgctAGGTTTGGTTTATCAagcttaaaaaaatacaaatttttttGAGTCGAAAAATGTTCTAacacatttcatttttttttttattcttagaCAATcattgatgattttttggacGAAATCCAAGATGCTAGAGATACTTCAAAAGCTGTTTATCGTTCTATCGAAATTTGGTTCCGAAATAAGTATCGAACCTAGTATAAGTATCGAAATCAGCCTTTAgaaaaatgaacataaaaGTGGTCGTATATAATTGGCGGTCACAGTAGATGTTAGATTATAAGCGGGAATTTATTTAAGTTATGTACAGAAATATTGATAATTATTAACATTCTCAACCAAGCCTTATCTTTCTTAAAAATTGCAAACTAAGCAACGattcagaaaattcaattcagaaaaaaaggaaaacttctATACAACATGTTAGACCTGTTTCGTGATAAAGTGGCCAGATGTGTCTTCATGGTTCCATCTCAATAGAAATCTACCAGAAAAAGGTTTTATCGCTTTGTCTGAGGCTAACCGTCCGAGCTTGAAAGAATGATGTCGAACTCGATATAAATTGCTAAATTTCTGGATTTTTTATATCATAAATTAAGAATCAAATTTCGTTAGGAAATCATTATAATTGACatgaagaatgttttttttttttttttttgagaagaacagcctggccgtattgcttaaaaCTAATTGACAAGCGTTTCTTCTTGCCTTCTCCAAACCGTGAAAGTgcgccttatcccgggtgttCTTGAGAGCGTTGCTTGCCGTTTAGATGGATCTCCTGGGCTGTTATTTATCCATCGATCTGCCTGGGATGCAGTTGATGGTCGTTGTAGTCCTCACAACGTTTCTCAGATCAAGTGTCTCCATGTTTAATACAATCCACGATTTTGACAGAACAAACCATTCAAACAATCTGTTGTTATTCAACCTAAAATCACACACTGTTACAAGCATGGAGACACAGGCACTATGACCTGAGAAACACTGTACAACGATGAATTCCTCCTGGATCCTCCAAGATGTACGCCAATGTTGTATCaagccttttttatttcacactcgatcatacattttttctttcattatcATTCTTCCATCATCAGACAAACAGTAGGAAAGGAGGGAAATGAGGCAAGGTATCAAACTACTAAACCATTCACTCGGCAAAACTCAAATTGAACCTTAGTAGGCATCATCCTCGCCCCCCAGCAGATCTCGAATAGAAACATTGTGCGATAATTCAATGCCTCGAACAGTATCCAATAAGGTCCATATAATTGATTTAATACATGAAAGCAAGCAGAAAGCAACaatcaatatttttatgaaaattatttttctatcaaaaacatttgttttacattaatatttttgtttcttcacttTAACGTTGCGCCACTGTTACTTCTATTGTGAACGCATCTGTAGGTACACGATTGTGTAAACTTGGTACTTGGTAAATTACAGTTATCCAAATCAACGgcaatattcttcttcttgaatgTTCAAACTCTCTTTTCGAACTTAAACctcatcttctttttcttggcttaacgacccgtaaggtcatgccggtcatcgaaatggctttcaggacttgttgataccttctagttggttagtcagtcctcactacggggggacggtccccagatgggatttgaaccccagtccccAGTCCCAGtgcctgccgtttgaagaccggcgccgctgtcgcttataccaccgggccgccccttaCCTCATCCTCATCTTATTCTCATTCAAAGTAGACcaaaaatgaaggaaagaaatgcaacagcaacggtgaaaaaattatgcaagaactaaatttatcaaaacagTTTACGTGTTATTACATGGCGTGATGGTTTGCGGAACAAGGCTTTCTGCTAGCGCCCCATGTAATCACCCAGAACCAAACGCATTCAGGCTGGTACTCTAGTACCCTAGAAACCCACAATCGTTCAAAAACAGCTACAAAAATCAAAGTTCAAAGTCATACCATAACGTGCATTATGCACGTTGTTGTTCTTCATTTTACGGTCCACTACACAAATGCAGTGCCTAGTCTTAAAGGCACTTTGGACGCTAATTACTTTGCCCCGTCAAGTTCATCGAAAGACGATCGACTCTGGTGTGTATAAGGATAAGGCGGATAAAGTGGAATATATCTAACAATTTGTAATTGCTAAATTTGGAATAATATGGCATTGGTGTACTTGCCCTTAATAACAAGTTTCATTTTCAAGTGATTACAATCTAAGCAAAATTCAACGTTTCATATGAGGTATGACAAACtttatcaaaaatcaaaaacaaaacatatcaAAGCAGCTCCCTGTTAATGCAATGATTACAAAGAAAATGGTTacaaaaccttttttaaaCATACTTTACGAAACATCTTCTGGCAGAGCTAGCATGAAAATAAATCGTTtacttgtgtttgtgtggtaaaGGCTAAAGAACTAATGttgaaaaaagtaaagaaaaggataaaatAAGGATTTCGTTCGTAGTTCCATCATCTATGATTCGTGTACTTTATACACTTCGGCTGCATTTACGTACTCCTGGCGTGTCAAGATTCATAGTAAATTCGCTCCAATACTTCTAGTTCTAGATAGTTGTCATGTATGGTTCTGTGGTGAACGTACGCCGACTTTACGTACGATTGCCACTAAGTATTGACGGATCGGCGATCGATTTACGCCGATAaagcgccatcaaacttcggACAATGTTACCATCGTACACTTTGGAGCagtttaatacatttttttccatcaaatGCACTTGTTGCATATGGGCATCTATGCTAGCTTCTACCAGACAGTATATATTGCAAATGTTGCACCTATAACAAGGACGAACCGGTTGTGTTGTGGCGCTGTGGCTGGAATGATACGCGCTATTTCTATTAACGCTAGCATTTAACtggctgttgttgttcacTAATCCCGTAACACTGGCGTTTGTTACTACGCTTGCCTGTTGCATTGCCACCGAAGATAAGGACCGTGGCTGAGGGTTGGTCGATGTGGCGTTGATTCTTTGCGCATAGTTCACTCCAGCAGCAGTTCCGGAGTTGGTACTGTTGGAGGCAACAGCTTGTACTGGATTCGGAGGCCTTTGGGAAGCAGCCATGTTCACTTGTTGGGTGGTTTGCACCCTGCCGTTGATAGAATATGGATTGATAAGGTTGCAATTTTGCATTCCACTATTAGAGGGCATCGTTGCCTCCGGGTTAGGCACGGTTTGTACTCGATGACCTTGTGGTAGTACCGGCAAGCATGAATATACTGTCAAAGGTGGTGCATTCGTTTGAGTTGGTGCCACATTCGTCTGAACATTTCGTATTAAGAGATTATTATTAAGCATTGCAAATTGAGCTTTTTCCGGTGGTTCATCGAACAGATTGGACGACACGCGAATGTAGGTACTGTGGCGACGCTTTATGATGTTACCAGGCGAAACAACATTGCTGATGGTACTGTCGTCCCGGTTTCCTACCGATGCCGCCTGACTGATGGGTGTATCACTGCCCACCGATACCAGCTGACTAGCAGCAGCCGGAACGATTGCATTATTGAGTGCATTAGTGGATGTTGCTATCGGTTGCTCTCCGTAAGTCGCTAGGCTGGTAGTAGCAGTTGTGGTAGTTAGATTTGTCGTCGTTGAGACAACAACGATGCGAGATTCATTTTGGTGCACCGTACTGGATATATTTGCCAAAGGTATAGAACATAATCCACCTTGCAATGGTTTAGCAGTCGGCATAAGTTTTGCTCCCAGCGAAGACTTGTTTCCTCGCTCTTTTTGTATCACCGGTGCGCTTGTTCTTCGTTCAACTATGATCGATTCTCGATGAGCGAGATCTTTGGTTGTCGTCGAAACCTGATTTTGAACATTCTGATTTGCATCGTCCTCAATGGTTGGCAGATCATCAATGGCATTAGCATTATTAGCAACAGGAGGGACAAATTGTTGCCCTTGTTTCCCGACTGTGGAGGAGGCGGTTTGTTGCGGAACGCCACGGTTTGAGGCTTGGTAGGGGTTTACACCTGTTGCAGCAACTGAAAC
This genomic window from Anopheles maculipalpis chromosome 2RL, idAnoMacuDA_375_x, whole genome shotgun sequence contains:
- the LOC126567322 gene encoding LOW QUALITY PROTEIN: mucin-19-like (The sequence of the model RefSeq protein was modified relative to this genomic sequence to represent the inferred CDS: substituted 1 base at 1 genomic stop codon), giving the protein HQDIFXTKYFVDMPKRLYTYCCRLCLHDGSVHGLFDIFSVGGLCQKILTVFNIKVTSQDACTTNICLACFNEALILEQQLQLFNKQKQTVHNNQQRLEKSSDPGTTTSELSNESQRLPVGVSTISSQAPKTASNVNIRDDGSRRLKFSPTLIAKTDSDETNKRKDTSKTANDKKRHSHSSSTKKPCSKGKTSDETLKSRSKTPESSSAAAKRARSTVEPAKTTDGNLQSSGSVCSNGPHAADAAKRPLQALVEPAKTTNLRTDLGGSDCSNGPNSVDGKTASNSAKVSVAATGVNPYQASNRGVPQQTASSTVGKQGQQFVPPVANNANAIDDLPTIEDDANQNVQNQVSTTTKDLAHRESIIVERRTSAPVIQKERGNKSSLGAKLMPTAKPLQGGLCSIPLANISSTVHQNESRIVVVSTTTNLTTTTATTSLATYGEQPIATSTNALNNAIVPAAASQLVSVGSDTPISQAASVGNRDDSTISNVVSPGNIIKRRHSTYIRVSSNLFDEPPEKAQFAMLNNNLLIRNVQTNVAPTQTNAPPLTVYSCLPVLPQGHRVQTVPNPEATMPSNSGMQNCNLINPYSINGRVQTTQQVNMAASQRPPNPVQAVASNSTNSGTAAGVNYAQRINATSTNPQPRSLSSVAMQQASVVTNASVTGLVNNNSQLNASVNRNSAYHSSHSATTQPVRPCYRCNICNIYCLVEASIDAHMQQVHLMEKNVLNCSKVYDGNIVRSLMALYRRKSIADPSILSGNRT